The genomic DNA TGATCGCACATCTGCGCGGGACGCTGCTTGAAAAAAAGCCGCAATACGCCGTTATCGAGGCGGGGGGCGTGGGCTACCGCCTCTTCATCACGCTGGCGGGGTACGAATCGCTGCCGCGCGAGGGGGAAGCGGCCCAGATGCCGACCGTCACCATCGCGCGCGAAGATGCGCTGCACCTATACGGCTTTGCCGGCCGCGACGAGAAAGAGATGTTCGTAAAACTTGTCGGCGTCACCCGCATCGGGCCGCGCCTTGCCTGCGCCATCCTTTCGGGGGTACGGCCGGACGCGCTGGAAAATGCCATCGTGACCGGCGACAAAA from Nitrospinota bacterium includes the following:
- the ruvA gene encoding Holliday junction branch migration protein RuvA gives rise to the protein MIAHLRGTLLEKKPQYAVIEAGGVGYRLFITLAGYESLPREGEAAQMPTVTIAREDALHLYGFAGRDEKEMFVKLVGVTRIGPRLACAILSGVRPDALENAIVTGDKTRLSKIPGVGAKTAERIILELKDKFGPSTISHAPENEAQRNIADALAALVNLGYQKKDAEKTLLKITAESPDASLADLLKKSLKHLSL